CGCCGGGGTCAATAGATGAGACGCGGCCGCCAGCATGCGGTCGACCTGCTCGCCATCGTAGCGCTGCAGTCCGCCGAGCACCGCGCGCGTGAACGAATCCGCGTGCCCGCGTCGCGTTCTGGGGCGCGAGACCGTAGCCTGCGGCGCCTTGACCCGCACGAGCTCCGCCAGCTCTTTGGGCTTGAGCCGCGCGGCTTCGCCGATCGGGAAGCCCAGATCCGTCGCGGACCGTAACTCGCGCAGACGCGCGATATCGGCTTCCGAGTAACGCCGGATCCCGCGCGTGTCGCGGCGCGGATCGACGACGCCGTAACGCCGCTCCCACTTCCGTATGGTATCGGGCGTGAGCCCGGTGAGTTTGGACGCGCCGAGAATCCGATGGTCTGCCATCTCGCGCGATGATTCAAGAGGGCGCTTGAGAGCGCCCCCTCGCATCGGCGTGGTCGAGTGCTTACGCGGGCAGGATGACGGCGTCGATGACATGGATGACGCCGTTGGAGCATTCGATGTCGGCTTGTGTGACGTGAGCATCGTTGACCTTGATACCGCCGCTGACGGGCTCGAGGACGATGCTTTGGCCTTGCAGCGTCTTCAGCGTCGTCTTCGCCCTCACGTCGGACGACATGTACTTGTTGGCGACGACGTGGTAGGTCAGGATCGACTTCAGCTTGGGGATGTCCTTGAGCAATGCGTCGACCGTGCCGGCGGGCAGCTTGGCGAACGCGGCATCGGTCGGGGCGAACACGGTGTACGGCCCCGGGCCTTTGAGCGCGTCGACCAGGCCGGCCGCGCCGACTGCGGCCGCGAGCGTGTTGAACGAACCGGCGTCGACCGCGGTGTCGACGATGTCCTTTAAACCGGTTGTTTGCATGTGAGTGACTCCTTCGTGCGAGAACGTTGAGTTCGGCGATTGCTCGCCTGG
Above is a genomic segment from Candidatus Eremiobacteraceae bacterium containing:
- a CDS encoding fasciclin domain-containing protein, coding for MQTTGLKDIVDTAVDAGSFNTLAAAVGAAGLVDALKGPGPYTVFAPTDAAFAKLPAGTVDALLKDIPKLKSILTYHVVANKYMSSDVRAKTTLKTLQGQSIVLEPVSGGIKVNDAHVTQADIECSNGVIHVIDAVILPA